Genomic DNA from Candidatus Aegiribacteria sp.:
TCAACCAGTGTTCCATCAAAATCAAATACAAAAGCTTTGATCATGCTTCTCTTTTCTATTGCCTGAAGTGCTTTCAAGCGATGCATCGAGATGTCTTATTTTACCTTAGAGATCGAGTTGTGTTGTGATGGCCCTGGCAATGTTCTGCATATCCGCTGAAGAAAGCGATCCAACTTTATTGATAAGACGTTGCTTGCTTACCGTGGTTAGTTGATCTGCCATCGCTTTGGAGCGCTTGCCTTTGAGGGTTACATAGGCTTCACTCGGGTAGATCCTATCTGTGGAACCTGTCAGAGGAACAACCTGCACG
This window encodes:
- a CDS encoding type II toxin-antitoxin system PemK/MazF family toxin, which codes for MKRAEVWWVNFGPSVGGEIQKQRPAVIVSNDAANQFLNRVQVVPLTGSTDRIYPSEAYVTLKGKRSKAMADQLTTVSKQRLINKVGSLSSADMQNIARAITTQLDL